In one Tripterygium wilfordii isolate XIE 37 chromosome 22, ASM1340144v1, whole genome shotgun sequence genomic region, the following are encoded:
- the LOC119990326 gene encoding uncharacterized protein LOC119990326: MEETQREIRNPWLVFLVEAPFYQPCEFHEEKNRTYICFDCNGSTFCESCKHKHSTHQRSIRVLKASRETAVTRKDLRQLVGTSDIQKYKINHYTIAYLRQRRQKEGKFQQEKIGKYCAVCRWKLEADSTNEAYIYCSVECKIRDRMRQLEGGATARTQEPISTVMQNNQLMRLLDEGVDSRIQEHGLNGTPKNGLMEQHGEVVDATIEEHASNLNQKNQLKGQPKEGVVEQNNQFLYTGRKRRRKCRPQRSPFF, encoded by the exons ATGGAAGAAACTCAGAGAGAAATAAGGAATCCGTGGTTAGTGTTTCTTGTTGAAGCTCCGTTTTACCAGCCTTGTGAGTTTCATGAGGAAAAAAATCGTACCTACATCTGCTTTGACTGTAATGGTTCAACTTTCTGCGAATCTTGCAAGCATAAGCATTCAACACACCAGCGGAGCATTCGG GTTTTGAAAGCTTCGCGTGAAACTGCAGTTACTCGAAAAGATTTAAGACAATTGGTTGGAACATCTGATATCCAGAAATACAAAATTAATCATTACACAATTGCTTATTTGAGACAAAGAAGACAAAAAGAAGGTAAATTTCAACAAGAAAAAATTGGTAAGTACTGTGCAGTGTGTAGATGGAAGCTGGAAGCAGATTCAACTAATGAAGCATATATCTACTGTTCCGTTGAATGTAAA ATCAGGGATAGGATGAGGCAGCTTGAAGGAGGTGCAACTGCAAGAACCCAAGAACCCATTTCAACTGTAATGCAGAACAATCAATTGATGAGGCTGCTTGATGAAGGTGTGGATTCAAGAATCCAGGAACACGGTTTAAACGGAACTCCGAAAAATGGATTGATGGAACAACATGGTGAAGTTGTGGATGCAACAATTGAGGAACACGCTTCAAACCTAAATCAGAAGAATCAATTGAAGGGGCAGCCTAAGGAAGGTGTAGTGGAGCAGAACAATCAGTTTCTCTATACtggaaggaaaagaagaagaaagtgcAGACCACAAAGGTCCCCTTTCTTCTAG
- the LOC119990518 gene encoding RING-H2 finger protein ATL16-like, producing the protein MSSSMLIPLVAVICIGFLLLCYFRLLDQICFSPNRVGVVSRQHLDDANADVSPQFHSYGLESSIIQSLPIAQFKKKNEAEEGEIKNDFSCAICLGEFEEGEWLRHLPICAHAFHIGCIDTWLQAHSNCPLCRSCVHHLGIHQEYSVYMSSLLETLTREDFFQERATHYQNLRTQILRSAALVHD; encoded by the coding sequence ATGTCTTCAAGTATGCTGATTCCTTTAGTTGCCGTTATTTGCATCGGCTTTCTCTTACTGTGTTACTTCAGACTGCTTGATCAAATTTGCTTCTCACCTAATAGAGTAGGCGTCGTCTCCAGACAACACTTGGACGACGCCAATGCTGATGTTTCGCCCCAGTTTCACAGCTATGGGCTAGAATCCTCAATCATACAATCTCTTCCGATAGCTCAGttcaagaagaagaatgaagCAGAAGAAGGTGAAATCAAAAACGATTTCAGTTGTGCAATTTGCCTTGGTGAATTTGAAGAAGGTGAATGGTTAAGGCATCTACCAATTTGTGCTCATGCCTTCCACATTGGGTGTATTGATACATGGCTCCAGGCTCACTCCAATTGCCCTCTCTGTAGATCATGTGTTCATCACTTAGGTATTCACCAGGAATATTCTGTTTATATGTCATCTTTATTGGAGACTCTTACAAGGGAAGACTTTTTCCAGGAGAGAGCAACACATTACCAGAACCTACGTACTCAAATCTTGAGGTCAGCAGCACTCGTACATGATTGA
- the LOC119991536 gene encoding uncharacterized protein LOC119991536 → MSGQSVAVSFLKKTLNTIHLNEHYMHLTLVYFKGGATGVAVNKNVLFFVSQNNLPLFPRVDPKQAFTLHFHMQKGKQLVWTLESYEIFFSLPSLCVSLFCSINDSLVTYVLNTPTQYFSALVFMQSEEKLLEVQMEDLDFVWSYEEAIEELKQNLLYTTIELESLKKEASEKIQKQKEDMKWLNNFLRVAYQQRDEAKEQLQILLMNKLKPSTPTELKPILPHTQSESPFLLPAKANSSITESNSLSETYDSHYSHGSPPLDSFFNPVSSPEFSTINVVNPKIDRATAVIDNVVKGKTLPQKGKLMQTVMEAGPLLQTLLLAGPLPSWRNPPPMQPLQIPPVTIRSSEAVNKNSNVAAAANPICAVQKPMSTPSTFNLSSQIYSASMTCNVSSRSSVQNNLLVPSGACINNLVPSTKRQRFH, encoded by the exons ATGTCGG GACAAAGTGTCGCCGttagttttttgaaaaagaCCCTTAATACTATACATTTAAACGAGCACTATATGCACCTCACTCTAGTGtattttaaagg AGGGGCGACTGGAGTTGCTGTCAATAAAAATGTTCTCTTTTTCGTTTCCCAAAACAACCTTCCCTTATTTCCTCGGGTTGACCCGA AACAGGCGTTTACATTACATTTCCATATgcaaaaaggaaaacaactggtttggactttggagtctTATGAGATATTCTTCTCTCTTCCGTCTTTATGTGTCTCTCTGTTTTGCTCTATAAATGACTCACTAGTCACATATGTTTTAAACACCCCTACCCAATACTTTTCTGCCTTGGTCTTTATGCAAAGCGAGGAGAAGCTTTTAGAAGTTCAAATGGAGGACTTGGATTTTGTTTGGTCTTATGAGGAG GCCATTGAAGAGTTGAAGCAGAATCTCCTATACACAACCATTGAATTAGAGTCACTGAAAAAAGAAGCAAGTGAAAAGATACAAAAACAGAAGGAAGATATGAAGTGGTTGAACAATTTTCTAAGAGTTGCTTACCAACAGAGAGATGAAGCAAAAGAACAGCTGCAGATACTACTGATGAACAAACTCAAGCCTTCAACCCCTACTGAGCTAAAGCCAATCCTTCCTCATACCCAATCAGAAAGTCCATTTTTATTGCCAGCAAAAGCAAACTCAAGCATAACTGAATCCAATAGTTTATCTGAGACTTATGATAGTCACTACTCACATGGCTCTCCCCCTCTTGATTCCTTTTTCAATCCTGTTTCTTCGCCTGAATTCTCGACCATCAACGTTGTCAATCCTAAGATTGATAGAGCTACTGCTGTTATTGATAATGTTGTTAAGGGAAAAACTTTGCCTCAAAAGGGTAAGTTGATGCAAACCGTGATGGAGGCAGGTCCTCTGCTTCAGACACTTCTTCTTGCAGGTCCACTTCCTAGTTGGAGGAATCCTCCTCCAATGCAACCCTTACAAATTCCTCCTGTTACCATCAGAAGTTCTGAGGCTGTGAACAAAAACTCAAATGTAGCTGCTGCTGCTAATCCAATCTGCGCCGTTCAGAAACCAATGAGTACACCATCCACATTTAATTTGtcttcacaaatatattcagcaTCAATGACATGTAATGTTTCTTCTCGAAGTTCAGTCCAGAACAACCTCTTGGTGCCCTCTGGTGCCTGCATAAACAATTTAGTACCTAGTACCAAGCGACAAAGGTTTCATTGA
- the LOC119990520 gene encoding 60S ribosomal protein L23a-like, with protein MAPPKESSKKADPKAQAAKAAKAVKSGPTFKKKAKKIRTKVTFHRPRTLKKDRNPKYPRISAPPRNKLDHYQILKFPLTTESAMKKIEDNNTLVFIVDIRADKKKIKDAVKKMYDIQAKKVNTLIRPDGTKKAYVRLTPDYDALDVANKIGII; from the exons ATGGCTCCTCCGAAAG AAAGTTCGAAGAAGGCTGATCCTAAGGCCCAGGCTGCTAAGGCTGCAAAAGCAGTAAAATCAGGACCAACCTTCAAGAAGAAGGCTAAGAAGATCCGAACAAAAGTTACATTTCATCGACCTAGGACATTGAAGAAGGATCGGAATCCCAAGTATCCTCGTATCAGTGCTCCACCTAGAAATAAGCTTGATCACTATCAGATTCTCAAGTTTCCTCTCACCACTGAGTCTGCTATGAAGAAGATTGAAGACAACAACACTTTGGTCTTTATTGTTGACATTCGTGCGGACAAGAAGAAGATCAAGGATGCTGTCAAGAAGATGTATGATATTCAGGCTAAGAAAGTGAATACCTTGATTAG GCCTGATGGTACCAAGAAAGCATATGTTAGGTTGACGCCagactatgatgctttggatgtGGCAAACAAAATTGGAATCATTTAA